From a region of the Helianthus annuus cultivar XRQ/B chromosome 5, HanXRQr2.0-SUNRISE, whole genome shotgun sequence genome:
- the LOC110943229 gene encoding uncharacterized protein LOC110943229, whose protein sequence is MPPKAKPDTGLPATPEELARLITQHVNTALEQRDANQNDGQKHECGTPGQDLGGTQIGNPSIHQSRSEPEIGNSKKRKPESSKKTPEVGSRKKRKLEKASAANPQESEKGKDGDGQEKCARCSRTGHVTSQCYAKSTLDGAVLEGCFTCGGQGHYKRECPKSKGQDVKINFVGTSVRKASESPAIVTSMFQITSHCCVHL, encoded by the exons ATGCCGCCAAAAGCAAAACCGGATACTGGACTACCTGCCACCCCGGAGGAGTTGGCACGACTCATAACCCAACACGTTAATACTGCCTTGGAACAGCGCGATGCTAACCAAAATGATGGCCAGAAACATGAATGCGGTACTCCTGGGCAGGATCTTGGTGGGACACAGATTGGAAACCCTTCAA TACACCAGAGC CGGTCTGAACCTGAAATTGGAAATTCGAAGAAGCGCAAACCCGAGAGCTCCAAGAAGACTCCTGAAGTTGGAAGTAGGAAGAAACGCAAATTGGAGAAAGCAAGTGCAGCTAACCCTCAAGAGTCAGAAAAGGGTAAGGACGGCGATGGACAAGAGAAGTGCGCCAGATGTAGCCGAACCGGACATGTGACTTCCCAGTGTTACGCTAAGAGTACATTGGATGGAGCTGTGCTTGAAGGATGCTTTACGTGCGGTGGACAAGGACACTACAAAAGGGAATGCCCGAAATCGAAAGGACAGGACGTTAAGATTAATTTCGTTGGGACAAGTGTCAGGAAGGCAAGTGAGAGCCCTGCTATTGTTACCAGTATGTTTCAAATCACAAGCCATTGTTGTGTTCACCTGTAA